In Nitrosospira briensis C-128, a genomic segment contains:
- the flgE gene encoding flagellar hook protein FlgE — protein MSFQQGLSGLNAASKNLDVIGNNVANANTVGFKQSQAQFADVFANSLSGGSSVQSGIGVKVAAIAQQFNQGSITASSNPLDVAINGGGFFRLSDQGTVSYSRNGQFHPDKDGFIVNSSGQRLTGYTANAAGVVSTAAPTDLQISTADLPPAATTLVSALVNLDSREPALSSAAFNLADPTTYHGSTFLPIHDSLGNPSTLSAYFLKTGTNSWDVFAANDGTLLNGGASVGALNFLSNGALDPLSSNIFSVAAPVGTGANPLAFNLDFTGTTQFGSSFSINALEQDGYTSGRLTGFAVGADGIIRGSYSSGKFLTLGQVALANFANPQGLEPHGNNTWKESAASGAALVGVPNTGGLGVLQSGAVEDSNVELTSELVNMITAQRIYQANAQTIKTQDQLLQTIVNLK, from the coding sequence ATGAGTTTTCAGCAAGGCTTGAGTGGTTTGAACGCAGCGTCGAAAAATCTCGACGTGATCGGCAACAACGTGGCCAATGCCAATACGGTGGGGTTCAAGCAGTCTCAGGCCCAGTTTGCGGATGTGTTTGCCAATTCACTTTCGGGCGGCAGTAGCGTTCAGTCCGGCATCGGCGTCAAGGTTGCCGCAATCGCGCAACAGTTCAATCAGGGCAGCATTACTGCATCCAGTAATCCGCTCGATGTTGCAATCAACGGCGGCGGCTTTTTTCGCCTAAGCGATCAGGGCACCGTCAGCTATTCGCGCAACGGTCAATTCCATCCGGATAAGGATGGGTTCATCGTTAACAGCAGCGGCCAGCGACTCACCGGATATACGGCGAACGCAGCCGGTGTGGTCAGTACCGCCGCGCCCACCGATCTACAGATCTCGACGGCCGACCTGCCACCCGCGGCAACCACGCTGGTGAGCGCCCTCGTTAACCTGGATTCACGCGAACCGGCACTCAGTTCCGCTGCCTTCAACCTGGCTGATCCGACAACGTACCATGGTTCAACCTTTTTACCGATTCACGACAGCCTGGGCAACCCGAGCACACTGTCGGCCTATTTCCTCAAGACAGGCACCAATAGTTGGGATGTTTTTGCGGCCAATGATGGCACTCTGCTCAATGGTGGCGCATCGGTAGGCGCGTTGAATTTCTTGTCCAACGGCGCGCTCGACCCGCTAAGTTCCAACATATTCAGTGTAGCGGCTCCGGTCGGCACCGGCGCCAATCCTCTGGCCTTTAATCTTGATTTCACCGGCACCACCCAGTTTGGATCCAGCTTCAGTATCAACGCGCTGGAGCAGGACGGTTATACCTCAGGTCGACTCACCGGGTTTGCCGTCGGCGCTGACGGCATAATCCGTGGCAGCTATTCGAGCGGAAAATTCTTAACCCTGGGCCAAGTGGCGTTGGCCAATTTCGCCAATCCCCAGGGTTTGGAACCGCACGGTAATAATACCTGGAAAGAAAGCGCCGCCTCTGGCGCCGCATTGGTGGGCGTGCCCAACACCGGAGGGTTAGGTGTATTGCAATCCGGCGCAGTTGAGGATTCGAACGTGGAGCTTACCTCGGAGCTCGTCAATATGATTACTGCACAGCGCATCTACCAGGCCAATGCCCAGACCATCAAGACACAAGATCAGCTATTACAGACGATAGTGAACCTGAAGTGA